The proteins below come from a single Chryseobacterium bernardetii genomic window:
- a CDS encoding RecQ family ATP-dependent DNA helicase: MISPQDFQKLKYDTLKYFWGYTGFRDSQEEIINAVISEKDTLVLLPTGAGKSLCYQLPALLKEGTCLVISPLLALMKDQVNQLKFRGIEAEYLSSELDEYDAEAIYNRCKEGLTKLLYVSPERLTNIQFLQNIEEIELSFIAVDEAHCISEWGQDFRPSYQNIKGFRSNNPEIPCLALTATATPKVLAEIKNKLELRNPVVFQKSFKRDNIKIFTEEVSDKFQRVLDILKYNTDSGIVYVRTRKEAELLSEFLKKNHLKNIDYFHAGLTAKEKNARQNTWNNSDNQVLISTNAFGMGIDKDNVRFVIHYSPAASLENYYQEIGRAGRDGKESFAFMLWNKQELLNFDQILKNQIPNKAEFLKIISYLYSIFQVAEFELPERTFQLNTIGIQNFTRLSKAKINNVLNFLHNQEIIYYNDNKSLSSLELFIKPDEIDQLPQKDAYFVELLLRTMSGITTYKVMFSEQQISHKMEISVPLIKERLKELQQKNYLEYIDGALSSIKFLKPRDERAVNNAYWKLFEHIQRNKIQKWEEMKFYVEDKDYCKMKLILAYFGEKNSKNCGQCSVCEKNKQSIFGKNISQQIINVLAKKSATIEELSVQLNYHSRESILENLIFLLDSGKVKMLNFRTYALNHG; this comes from the coding sequence ATGATTTCTCCGCAGGATTTTCAAAAGTTAAAGTATGATACTCTTAAGTATTTCTGGGGCTATACCGGCTTCAGGGATTCTCAGGAAGAAATTATCAATGCTGTCATCAGTGAAAAAGATACGCTGGTACTATTGCCTACTGGTGCCGGAAAATCATTGTGCTATCAGCTTCCTGCTTTATTGAAGGAAGGAACCTGTCTGGTCATCTCCCCATTACTTGCTTTAATGAAAGATCAGGTGAACCAGCTTAAATTCCGTGGTATAGAAGCAGAATATCTTTCTTCCGAATTGGATGAATATGATGCTGAAGCTATTTACAACCGCTGTAAAGAAGGCCTTACCAAGCTGCTTTACGTATCTCCTGAAAGATTAACCAATATTCAGTTTCTTCAGAACATAGAAGAAATTGAACTCTCATTTATTGCCGTTGATGAAGCACACTGTATTTCTGAATGGGGACAGGATTTCCGTCCAAGCTATCAGAATATTAAAGGTTTCAGAAGCAATAATCCTGAAATCCCGTGCCTGGCATTAACTGCTACAGCAACCCCAAAAGTTCTGGCAGAGATCAAAAATAAGCTTGAACTGAGAAATCCGGTTGTTTTTCAAAAAAGTTTTAAAAGAGACAATATTAAAATCTTTACAGAGGAAGTCTCAGATAAATTCCAGCGTGTTCTGGATATTTTAAAATATAATACAGATTCAGGGATTGTATATGTAAGAACAAGGAAAGAAGCTGAACTTCTTTCTGAATTCTTAAAGAAAAATCATCTGAAAAATATAGATTATTTCCATGCCGGTTTAACTGCAAAGGAAAAAAATGCAAGGCAAAATACATGGAACAATAGTGATAACCAGGTGCTAATTTCCACTAATGCCTTTGGAATGGGGATTGACAAGGATAATGTACGCTTTGTTATCCATTACTCTCCTGCTGCCTCGCTTGAAAATTATTATCAGGAAATTGGAAGAGCCGGAAGAGATGGTAAAGAAAGTTTTGCATTTATGCTTTGGAACAAACAGGAACTTTTGAACTTCGATCAAATCCTTAAGAACCAGATTCCCAACAAGGCAGAGTTTTTAAAGATCATAAGCTACCTCTACTCTATTTTTCAGGTAGCAGAATTTGAATTACCTGAAAGAACCTTCCAGCTGAATACAATCGGAATACAGAATTTCACAAGGTTATCCAAAGCTAAGATCAATAATGTGCTTAACTTCCTTCATAACCAGGAAATCATTTATTATAATGACAATAAAAGCCTGTCGTCTCTGGAGCTTTTTATTAAACCTGATGAAATAGATCAACTGCCACAAAAAGATGCTTATTTCGTTGAGCTTCTCCTCCGTACCATGTCCGGAATTACAACATATAAAGTAATGTTCAGTGAGCAGCAGATCAGTCATAAAATGGAAATCAGCGTTCCTTTAATTAAAGAACGTTTAAAAGAGCTTCAGCAGAAGAATTATCTTGAATACATAGACGGAGCATTATCAAGCATCAAATTCCTGAAACCACGTGATGAAAGAGCTGTTAATAATGCTTACTGGAAGCTCTTTGAGCATATTCAGCGAAATAAGATTCAGAAATGGGAGGAAATGAAATTTTATGTTGAGGATAAGGATTATTGTAAAATGAAACTCATTCTGGCTTATTTCGGAGAAAAAAACTCAAAAAACTGTGGCCAGTGCTCTGTATGTGAAAAGAATAAACAATCTATTTTCGGAAAAAACATTTCCCAACAGATCATCAATGTATTGGCGAAAAAATCAGCAACCATTGAAGAGCTGTCTGTGCAGCTAAATTATCATTCCAGAGAAAGTATTCTGGAAAACTTAATTTTCCTGTTGGACTCCGGAAAGGTAAAAATGTTGAATTTCAGAACGTATGCCCTTAATCATGGGTAA
- the ribB gene encoding 3,4-dihydroxy-2-butanone-4-phosphate synthase: MSDIKLNTIPEAIEDLRNGKIIIVVDDEDRENEGDFLCAAELTTPEIINFMALHGRGLICMPLPEKRCDELGLEVMVSRSSDPKETAFTVSVDLLGNGTSTGISAGDRAKTILALMDEKSKPTDFMRPGHIFPLRARKGGVLKRAGHTEAAIDLTHLAGLKEGGVICEIMNEDGTMSRLPELHAFAQKHDMKIVSIEDLIHYQLKKGNLVERLEEKKVKTHYGDFDFYAFRETSNDQIHFALTKGTWTVDEPVLVRVQSSDSYFDVLTRLNNGEKPLLEKVTNMVNEAGKGAIIFINNVSNSENTLRKLQQFLNYQDGQEQHPTLAYNYRDYGIGTQILKNLGINKFKVITQNPNIKPQVGGYDVEVTEMVQL, encoded by the coding sequence ATGTCTGATATTAAATTAAATACTATTCCGGAGGCTATTGAAGACCTTAGAAATGGGAAAATAATCATAGTAGTAGATGATGAAGACAGAGAGAATGAAGGAGATTTTCTTTGTGCAGCAGAATTAACAACACCGGAAATTATCAATTTCATGGCACTTCATGGAAGAGGGCTTATCTGTATGCCGCTTCCTGAAAAAAGATGTGATGAACTTGGGCTTGAAGTAATGGTAAGCAGAAGCAGCGATCCAAAAGAAACTGCTTTCACTGTATCTGTTGACCTTTTAGGAAATGGAACTTCTACAGGGATTTCTGCAGGAGACAGAGCAAAAACGATTTTAGCTTTGATGGATGAAAAATCTAAGCCTACAGATTTTATGAGACCAGGACATATTTTCCCGCTTCGTGCGAGAAAAGGAGGTGTATTGAAAAGAGCGGGACACACCGAAGCTGCAATTGACCTTACCCACTTAGCTGGATTGAAAGAAGGAGGTGTTATCTGCGAAATCATGAATGAAGACGGAACGATGTCCCGTTTACCTGAACTTCATGCATTTGCTCAAAAGCATGATATGAAAATCGTTTCTATTGAAGATTTGATCCACTATCAGCTTAAAAAAGGAAACCTTGTTGAAAGACTGGAAGAGAAAAAAGTAAAAACACACTATGGTGATTTTGACTTTTATGCATTCAGAGAGACTTCTAATGATCAGATCCACTTTGCATTGACAAAAGGAACGTGGACAGTAGATGAGCCTGTTCTGGTAAGAGTACAGTCTTCAGATTCCTATTTTGATGTACTCACAAGATTAAACAATGGGGAAAAACCTTTATTGGAAAAAGTAACCAATATGGTGAACGAAGCCGGAAAAGGAGCGATCATCTTCATTAATAATGTTTCCAATTCTGAAAATACATTGAGAAAACTCCAGCAGTTTTTGAACTATCAGGACGGCCAGGAACAACATCCTACATTAGCGTACAACTACAGAGATTACGGGATTGGTACGCAGATCTTAAAAAATCTAGGAATTAATAAGTTTAAGGTGATCACTCAAAATCCCAATATCAAACCTCAGGTTGGAGGATATGATGTAGAGGTTACTGAGATGGTTCAGTTATAA
- a CDS encoding OmpA family protein has protein sequence MKLGLLLLATTLPIAAFAQSSSTTVNSSTEYPNTFSSGSANVQPFDNKARRFRDWSISVGGGAAFMVHSDLKSLRKDKTNWGYNAYVSIDKQISHTFGLSLMYTRGETKQTGQLTGAAGVAAGVATATTQFDQLALIGDINFSNLLRRVDNHSPYRWAFHGYMGIGLQAFRTSLHDNNENRWNDNPKRIPSFVRQPMDIGSVYYQGGLGLKYNVSKLIDVEARTMYIISGDDEFDGGGPAYTAYNMLNDRKSDNAWTVSLGVSFKLGKHLSHLAWHDPLQEAYYRASVLENAATDLVVCEKGDADNDGVCDDWDRQLDTPAGARVDGAGVALDMDLDGVIDLYDKCVTVPGPVENNGCPTK, from the coding sequence ATGAAATTAGGTTTATTATTATTGGCTACAACCTTGCCAATTGCGGCTTTTGCACAAAGCAGCAGTACTACAGTAAACTCTTCTACTGAGTATCCTAATACATTCTCTTCAGGCTCTGCCAATGTACAGCCCTTTGACAACAAAGCAAGACGCTTTAGGGATTGGTCTATTTCAGTAGGTGGAGGAGCGGCATTTATGGTTCACTCTGACCTTAAATCTCTTCGTAAAGATAAAACCAACTGGGGCTACAATGCTTATGTAAGTATTGACAAACAAATCTCCCACACCTTTGGTTTAAGCTTAATGTATACCAGAGGAGAAACAAAGCAAACAGGACAACTTACTGGTGCTGCAGGAGTTGCTGCAGGAGTTGCTACAGCAACAACACAATTTGACCAGTTGGCTTTAATTGGAGATATTAACTTCTCAAATCTATTAAGAAGGGTAGATAACCATTCTCCTTACAGATGGGCTTTCCATGGATATATGGGTATTGGGCTTCAGGCATTCAGAACATCCTTACATGACAATAATGAAAACAGATGGAATGATAATCCGAAAAGGATTCCTTCATTTGTTAGACAGCCTATGGATATCGGTTCTGTATACTATCAGGGAGGTTTAGGACTTAAATATAATGTTTCAAAACTTATTGATGTTGAAGCAAGAACCATGTATATCATCAGTGGTGATGACGAGTTTGACGGTGGTGGTCCAGCTTACACAGCCTATAACATGCTTAATGACAGAAAGTCTGATAATGCATGGACTGTAAGTTTAGGGGTATCATTCAAACTAGGAAAGCACCTTTCTCATCTGGCATGGCATGATCCGCTTCAGGAAGCATACTACAGAGCAAGCGTTTTAGAAAATGCAGCTACAGATCTTGTAGTTTGTGAAAAAGGAGATGCAGACAATGACGGAGTATGTGATGATTGGGACAGACAGCTTGATACTCCTGCAGGAGCAAGAGTAGATGGTGCTGGTGTTGCTTTAGACATGGATCTTGATGGCGTTATCGACCTTTATGATAAATGTGTAACTGTTCCCGGACCTGTTGAAAACAACGGTTGTCCAACCAAATAA
- a CDS encoding LLM class flavin-dependent oxidoreductase yields the protein MKNFEISVLDLAPVKQGKSIHDTFQDSLSLANHVESLDYKRFWLAEHHNMESIASSATSVLIGFIANGTKKIRVGSGGIMLPNHSSLIIAEQFGTLESLFPGRIDLGLGRAPGTDGLTAQALGRNPAIINEQFPRQILELQRYFSKENSDAMVRAIPGEGLDIPLYILGSSTDSAWLAAELGLPYAFAGHFAPEQMEMAFKIYREHFQPSQYSDKPYIIACVNGVAAETSEEAHKISTTLFQAFINIVRNDRKPFAPPVDDMDEIWSPMEKSMVLQKLRYTFIGDQAEIQEKLKDFQERFNVDELMVNSHIYDHHKRLRSYEIIRAAVNSLSKA from the coding sequence ATGAAAAATTTTGAAATTTCTGTTTTAGACCTTGCACCGGTAAAGCAGGGCAAAAGCATTCATGATACTTTTCAGGACAGTTTGTCCTTAGCCAATCACGTAGAAAGTTTAGACTATAAAAGATTCTGGCTGGCAGAACACCATAATATGGAAAGTATTGCCAGTTCTGCAACCTCAGTTTTAATTGGTTTTATTGCCAATGGAACAAAAAAAATAAGAGTAGGTTCAGGAGGTATTATGCTGCCTAACCACAGTTCTCTGATTATTGCAGAACAATTCGGAACACTGGAATCCCTTTTCCCCGGAAGAATTGATCTTGGATTGGGAAGAGCTCCCGGAACTGATGGTTTAACGGCCCAAGCCTTGGGGAGAAATCCTGCTATTATCAACGAGCAGTTTCCAAGACAGATTTTAGAACTTCAAAGGTATTTTTCCAAGGAAAATTCAGATGCGATGGTTCGTGCCATTCCCGGAGAAGGATTAGATATTCCACTTTATATTTTAGGATCCAGTACAGACAGCGCATGGCTGGCGGCCGAACTTGGTTTACCATATGCTTTTGCCGGGCATTTTGCTCCGGAGCAGATGGAAATGGCTTTTAAAATTTATAGAGAACATTTTCAACCTTCACAATATTCGGATAAACCTTATATTATTGCCTGTGTTAACGGAGTAGCTGCGGAAACTTCTGAGGAAGCTCATAAAATCTCCACTACTTTATTTCAGGCATTCATTAATATTGTTAGAAATGACAGAAAACCTTTTGCGCCACCAGTGGATGATATGGACGAAATCTGGTCGCCTATGGAAAAATCTATGGTTTTACAGAAACTTAGATATACTTTTATCGGAGACCAAGCCGAGATTCAGGAGAAACTTAAAGACTTTCAGGAAAGGTTCAATGTGGATGAGCTTATGGTTAATTCTCATATTTATGATCACCATAAAAGGTTAAGATCTTATGAGATCATCAGAGCCGCGGTGAACTCCTTATCCAAAGCGTAA
- the fmt gene encoding methionyl-tRNA formyltransferase has translation MKSLKVVFLGTPEFAKTSLEAIHQSHHQVVGVVTVADKASGRGQKINQSPVKIYASEHDIPVFQPEKLRDSEFLEELRKLDADVFVVVAFRMMPKVLFEMPRMGTFNLHASLLPDYRGAAPINYAVINGEKKTGATTFFINEKIDEGNILLQEELEILPDENAGSLHDRLMEMGSKLVVRTLDGLAENAIEEKPQPQVEHPKNAYKIFKEDTRINWEAPSKAVHQFILGMSPYPAAFTTLKIGSEEKGLKIFAGKFEISNHGKPAGTLDISKNEFKIYTQDGVYFPQELQLEGKKRMTVKDFLNGFRNFDEITL, from the coding sequence ATGAAATCATTGAAAGTCGTTTTTTTAGGTACTCCTGAGTTTGCAAAAACTTCTTTGGAGGCTATTCATCAATCTCACCATCAGGTTGTAGGGGTTGTAACCGTAGCTGATAAGGCAAGCGGACGTGGTCAGAAAATTAACCAGTCACCTGTAAAAATATATGCTTCAGAACATGATATCCCTGTTTTTCAGCCAGAAAAGCTGAGAGACTCAGAATTTTTAGAGGAACTCAGAAAACTTGATGCAGATGTTTTTGTAGTAGTAGCATTCAGAATGATGCCCAAAGTCCTGTTTGAAATGCCTAGAATGGGAACGTTCAATCTTCATGCTTCTCTTCTCCCGGATTACAGAGGCGCTGCTCCTATCAACTACGCTGTCATCAATGGTGAAAAGAAAACCGGTGCCACTACTTTCTTCATTAATGAAAAAATTGACGAAGGAAATATCCTTCTTCAGGAGGAACTTGAAATCCTGCCTGATGAAAATGCCGGCAGTCTTCATGACAGACTAATGGAAATGGGTTCTAAATTAGTAGTAAGAACATTGGACGGATTGGCTGAAAATGCTATTGAAGAAAAACCTCAGCCACAGGTAGAACATCCTAAAAATGCTTATAAAATTTTTAAAGAAGATACCAGAATTAATTGGGAAGCACCTTCTAAGGCAGTCCATCAGTTCATTTTAGGAATGTCACCCTATCCTGCGGCATTCACTACCTTGAAAATAGGAAGCGAAGAGAAAGGATTAAAAATATTTGCCGGAAAATTTGAAATTTCCAATCATGGTAAACCTGCCGGAACGTTGGATATTTCAAAAAATGAATTCAAAATCTATACTCAGGATGGAGTCTATTTCCCTCAGGAACTTCAGTTAGAAGGTAAGAAAAGAATGACGGTAAAAGACTTCCTGAACGGTTTCAGAAATTTTGACGAAATAACACTGTAA
- a CDS encoding OmpA family protein yields the protein MKLSLAIVALALAIPTASYAQDSSVATDGKYPNTFSSGSANVSPFTNQSKRFNDWSISVGAGVPLLQSADLTSIKNGNGKNLFGYSAYVSIDKAITHAFGINLQYDRGETRQGWFNTKDAAPDATAVGARTQYDAISLLGDINFSNLLRRVDNHSPYRWALHGYAGIGTIAYRAYQKTSKGQTLATEVKPFQLGSMFMQAGAGLKFKINRRIDLEGRLMYVVTGDDEFDGGGNAYSDINKRSEQVSDNFFNATLGLSFKLGKHESHLMWHDPLQEIYYKLDVLANKNQDIEVCKKGDADNDGVCDDWDRQLDTPAGARVDGAGVALDTDLDGVIDLYDKCVTVPGPVENNGCPVKKDNNQTAVEVEKTLKDIYFNFNKATIRPESNSKLDLAASIIKENGGNYLLTGHTDIKGNAAYNLRLSKERAAAVVGALESRGVSESVLKSRGVGSAEATIPASASDAERLADRKVTVRFVESSEWNSIKKKDYEDAPVKKPVKKAPAKKKKK from the coding sequence ATGAAATTAAGTTTAGCAATCGTTGCGTTAGCATTGGCGATCCCTACAGCCAGCTATGCACAAGATTCATCAGTGGCCACAGATGGAAAGTATCCCAATACTTTTTCTTCCGGTTCTGCTAATGTTTCTCCATTTACCAATCAGTCAAAAAGATTTAATGACTGGTCCATTTCAGTTGGAGCAGGAGTTCCGCTGCTTCAATCAGCGGATTTGACTTCCATTAAAAATGGTAATGGTAAAAATCTTTTCGGATATTCTGCATATGTAAGTATTGATAAAGCGATCACTCATGCATTTGGGATCAATTTACAGTATGACAGAGGTGAAACAAGACAAGGATGGTTCAATACTAAAGATGCTGCCCCTGATGCTACTGCGGTAGGAGCCAGAACTCAGTATGACGCCATCTCCCTTTTAGGAGATATCAACTTCTCTAACCTTTTGAGAAGAGTTGACAATCACTCCCCTTACAGATGGGCTCTTCACGGATATGCAGGTATTGGTACTATTGCTTACAGAGCTTATCAGAAAACCAGCAAAGGGCAAACATTAGCCACTGAAGTTAAACCTTTCCAATTAGGCTCAATGTTCATGCAGGCTGGTGCAGGTCTTAAATTCAAGATAAACAGAAGAATTGATCTTGAAGGTAGATTAATGTATGTAGTTACCGGAGATGATGAGTTTGATGGTGGAGGAAATGCTTACAGTGATATCAACAAACGTTCAGAGCAGGTTTCTGACAACTTCTTTAACGCTACTCTAGGACTTTCTTTCAAATTAGGAAAACACGAATCTCACTTAATGTGGCATGACCCGCTTCAGGAGATCTATTACAAACTTGACGTTCTGGCCAATAAAAACCAAGATATCGAAGTATGTAAAAAAGGTGATGCTGATAATGATGGGGTATGTGACGATTGGGACAGACAGCTTGACACTCCTGCAGGAGCAAGAGTGGATGGTGCCGGTGTTGCTCTTGATACAGATCTTGATGGTGTTATCGACCTTTACGATAAGTGTGTAACTGTTCCCGGACCTGTTGAGAACAACGGTTGTCCTGTAAAAAAAGACAATAATCAAACTGCGGTAGAAGTAGAAAAGACCCTTAAGGATATCTACTTCAACTTTAACAAAGCTACTATCAGACCAGAATCTAACAGTAAATTAGATCTAGCAGCTTCAATTATCAAAGAAAACGGAGGAAATTATTTACTAACAGGTCATACTGATATCAAAGGGAACGCAGCTTACAATTTAAGATTATCTAAAGAAAGAGCTGCTGCTGTAGTAGGTGCTCTGGAAAGTAGAGGTGTAAGTGAAAGCGTACTGAAATCAAGAGGTGTAGGTTCTGCAGAAGCTACGATTCCAGCTTCAGCTTCAGATGCTGAAAGACTGGCAGACAGAAAAGTTACGGTAAGATTTGTAGAAAGCTCAGAATGGAATTCTATCAAAAAGAAAGACTATGAAGATGCTCCTGTAAAAAAACCGGTGAAAAAAGCTCCGGCTAAGAAAAAGAAAAAATAA
- a CDS encoding Crp/Fnr family transcriptional regulator, translating into MTESLQKHIREYVDISDEKLEKYCSAFTLRKIKKKEFLLTEGSVCEFEGFIVKGCFKVFHTDRNADEQILYFGIENWWISDIDSFVNRIPSKLTIQALEDSEILLISKENKEKLYQEMPEVEKLMRLKFQRSIIALQRRILDNLSKSSEERYIEFLQDYPQTAHRLTNIQIAAYLGVTPESLSRVRRKIVKKD; encoded by the coding sequence ATGACCGAGTCTTTACAGAAACATATCCGGGAGTATGTTGATATTTCAGATGAAAAGCTGGAAAAATATTGCAGCGCTTTTACCCTTCGAAAAATAAAAAAGAAAGAATTTTTATTAACAGAAGGAAGTGTATGTGAATTTGAAGGATTTATAGTGAAAGGATGCTTTAAGGTTTTTCATACCGATCGGAATGCTGATGAACAAATACTTTATTTTGGCATCGAAAACTGGTGGATCTCTGATATAGATAGTTTTGTGAATAGAATTCCATCCAAACTCACTATTCAGGCGCTGGAAGACAGTGAAATTCTTCTCATTTCAAAAGAAAATAAGGAAAAACTGTATCAGGAAATGCCGGAAGTAGAAAAGTTGATGAGGCTCAAGTTTCAGAGGTCAATTATCGCATTACAGCGTAGAATACTTGATAATTTAAGCAAGTCTTCGGAAGAACGATATATTGAATTCCTACAGGATTATCCACAAACAGCCCATCGTCTTACCAATATTCAGATTGCTGCTTATCTGGGAGTAACTCCGGAGTCTTTGAGCAGGGTCCGAAGAAAAATTGTGAAGAAAGATTAG
- a CDS encoding M12 family metallopeptidase, which translates to MSKKTNNLFSRKVFTIRTFLLGIIIAAIFSSCSKNNEEMASETQTNAVNTANLKKGQLDGQEITYERKNGMNFFQGDIVISDQQLAENGASNKGGASLYRWPNRTIYYTIANNMGSININKINTAVNEYNSKTNTRWVQRTNQSNYVEFIFGSSTGADGWAHIGYQGGKQTISLDQYISVGSVIHEMGHTVGLYHEHARKDRDQYVSIQWNNIQDGQAYNFNKYTSGTDIGPFNINSVMMYWPNSYSKNGLPTIKRADNTNFTYNRTGFTTGDINTINAMYP; encoded by the coding sequence ATGAGCAAAAAAACCAACAACCTGTTTTCCAGAAAAGTATTTACAATAAGAACCTTTCTGCTGGGAATTATTATAGCTGCAATATTCTCTTCATGCAGTAAAAACAATGAAGAAATGGCAAGCGAAACTCAAACTAATGCAGTTAACACAGCTAATCTTAAAAAGGGACAATTGGACGGGCAGGAAATTACGTATGAAAGAAAAAATGGTATGAATTTCTTTCAGGGTGATATTGTTATTTCAGATCAGCAACTGGCAGAGAATGGTGCATCTAATAAAGGAGGTGCCAGTTTATACAGATGGCCCAACCGTACAATTTACTACACTATTGCGAATAATATGGGGTCCATTAATATCAATAAAATCAATACTGCTGTTAATGAATACAATTCTAAAACAAATACCCGCTGGGTTCAGCGCACCAACCAATCTAATTATGTAGAATTTATTTTCGGAAGCTCAACCGGAGCAGACGGATGGGCACACATCGGGTATCAGGGTGGCAAGCAGACAATCTCCCTGGACCAATATATTTCCGTAGGATCAGTAATTCATGAAATGGGACATACAGTAGGGCTTTATCACGAACATGCCCGTAAAGACAGAGACCAATATGTAAGCATCCAGTGGAACAATATCCAGGACGGACAGGCTTATAATTTTAATAAATATACTTCAGGAACAGATATAGGACCGTTCAACATCAATTCTGTGATGATGTACTGGCCCAATTCTTATTCTAAAAATGGTTTACCTACCATTAAAAGAGCAGATAACACTAATTTTACCTACAATAGAACAGGGTTTACTACAGGAGATATTAATACCATTAATGCGATGTATCCTTAA
- a CDS encoding OmpA family protein → MKLSLAIAALALAIPTASYAQDSTAVSKGEYPNTFSSGSANVSPFTNQSKRFNDWAISAGVGVPLLQSADLTSIKNGNGKNLFGYSAYVSIDKAITHAFGINLQYDRGETRQGWFNTKDAAPDATAVGARTQYDAISLLGDINFSNLLRRVDNHSPYRWALHGYAGIGTIAYRAYQKDINGQRLMTEVKPFKLGSMFMQAGAGLKFKINRRIDLEGRLMYVVTGDDEFDGGGNAYSDINKRSEQVSDNFFNATLGLSVKLGKHESHLMWHDPLQEIYYKLDVLANKNQDIEVCKKGDADNDGVCDDWDRQLDTPAGARVDGAGVALDTDLDGVIDLYDKCVTVPGPVENNGCPTTTTGPVVETETKLEGIEFDLNSDRILPSNTPILNNAVNYINSSNGSYNVVGATDTRGTDAYNQKLSERRANNVKNYLIKNGVQSGKLNAVGKGEKDLKYPECEPATKCPEWKNRANRRVYFEAK, encoded by the coding sequence ATGAAATTAAGTTTAGCAATTGCTGCATTAGCATTGGCGATTCCTACAGCCAGCTATGCACAAGACTCAACGGCAGTTTCAAAAGGAGAGTATCCCAATACGTTCTCGTCTGGGTCTGCCAACGTTTCCCCATTTACCAATCAATCCAAAAGATTTAATGATTGGGCTATTTCAGCGGGGGTTGGAGTTCCACTCCTTCAATCAGCAGATTTAACGTCCATTAAAAATGGTAATGGTAAGAACCTTTTCGGATATTCCGCTTATGTAAGTATTGATAAAGCGATCACTCATGCATTTGGGATCAATTTACAGTATGACAGAGGTGAAACAAGACAAGGATGGTTCAATACTAAAGATGCTGCCCCTGATGCTACTGCGGTAGGAGCCAGAACTCAGTATGACGCCATCTCCCTTTTAGGAGATATCAACTTCTCTAACCTTTTGAGAAGAGTTGATAACCATTCCCCTTACAGATGGGCTCTTCACGGATATGCAGGTATTGGTACTATTGCCTACAGAGCATACCAAAAAGACATCAACGGCCAAAGGCTGATGACTGAAGTTAAGCCATTCAAATTAGGTTCAATGTTCATGCAGGCTGGTGCAGGTCTTAAATTCAAGATAAACAGAAGAATTGATCTTGAAGGTAGATTAATGTATGTAGTTACCGGAGATGATGAGTTTGATGGCGGAGGAAATGCTTACAGTGATATCAACAAACGTTCAGAGCAGGTTTCTGATAACTTCTTTAACGCTACTCTAGGGCTTTCCGTAAAATTAGGAAAACACGAATCTCACTTAATGTGGCATGACCCGCTTCAGGAGATCTATTACAAACTTGACGTTCTGGCCAATAAAAACCAGGATATCGAAGTATGTAAAAAAGGGGATGCTGATAATGATGGGGTATGTGACGATTGGGACAGACAGCTTGACACTCCTGCAGGAGCAAGAGTGGATGGTGCCGGTGTTGCTCTTGATACAGATCTTGATGGTGTTATCGACCTTTACGATAAGTGTGTAACTGTTCCCGGACCTGTTGAGAACAACGGTTGTCCTACTACCACTACAGGACCGGTAGTAGAAACGGAGACTAAATTAGAAGGAATTGAATTTGACTTAAATTCTGACAGAATTTTACCTTCCAACACTCCTATCCTGAATAACGCTGTAAACTACATCAATTCTTCAAACGGATCTTATAATGTTGTAGGTGCTACCGACACAAGAGGTACAGATGCTTACAACCAAAAATTATCTGAGAGAAGAGCGAACAATGTTAAGAACTACTTAATCAAAAACGGAGTTCAGTCTGGTAAATTAAACGCTGTAGGGAAAGGTGAAAAAGACCTTAAATATCCTGAGTGCGAACCAGCAACGAAGTGCCCTGAGTGGAAAAACAGAGCCAACAGAAGAGTATACTTCGAAGCTAAATAA